Below is a window of Ornithodoros turicata isolate Travis chromosome 7, ASM3712646v1, whole genome shotgun sequence DNA.
GGTTGACAAAGAAcctgttggaaacgggagggcTCTCGAGCTTAAATATGAGCAttgtttgctttttctttcttagctTCACCTATGAAATAgcttaaaataaataaattagttaaATACAAGGTACAGAACGTGAAGACATTGTAAAACACGCAACTCTCGCTCAAAGTTGTGGCGGGCGATGATCCTAAACTGCTTGAAACGGAGGGGGGTGGTAGAGCATCGTTTTTTCTTTGCTTGGACTCCAAGCAAACAAAAAATGCACCGTAATACTCAGTAGAAAAATATGCAATATGTTGGCAAAGATTATGCTCGCTTGGTTGCGTCATTCAATCAATAAGTTACACGGGTGACAAGCTGAAGAATGATTCAAAGCCACTCAAcgcaacactttttttttcagcccaTCAATAATTAATGTCGATCACGGGCAGGGTTTTCCTTAACCACCTGTTTGAGAGCGTCTGATGGCATAGTGTACAAtgcagaataataataataataaatcaaATAAATACGACAGGAGAAGTAAGGAACACAAAAAGAGCATGATAATGCGGAGGAAACAAATAAAATAtcccttattttttttcttcaaagaTGCACTAGGGAAAAAAGTGGTGACTACACATAgattgttttctctctctctcttcttaaATACATGACACATAAAGCAGTAGTGCTGAATGAAAGGCTATGGGGAATTAAGACTCCATCGCAGATTAACGATTATTGTACAGGACAACCCCCTTgctaacaaagaaaaaaaaaaaaaaagaacgagggTGTTATGGCAAACTCTGTTCGACTAAAACGCTTGGTCCCTTGACTTGAGGGTGTAGTGTAGTTGTCTTGAGCAGATACATCTCGCAAGACCACGTTACCTGCCAATGCCCAGTAGATAGCACTCAGTTACAGCGGAGGATTTCTCTACACGTTTCTCGTATGGTGACCAGTACTCTCTGATCCTACTCCATAGAGAGATTTTGGCATCGCCTTATGCCCGCTCTAAGAAAGCAATAAATATGATATACGGGGGTGCTTGCCATTCTTGTCACTTAAAAGCAATAAATATATGTGGAGAGTTCTTTCAGAGGATACGGATGGAGACACTGCTTCACTCTGGCAGGTAACGGGTAATGTACACAGAGAAACAGCATTTTGGTAACGGCGTTATGGTAGTACTTGCCGACGTGCCACAAACTTGGGGGAGGGGTAACTTTACTCGCCGTCCCTCGGGTTGGCCAGCTGGTTGAAGATGGGTAGCCTGCCGATGGGAGAGTTGCAGGACGCCTGACCCGGAGAGCCGTTCACGCTGATCGTATCCAGTTCGGAGCCAAGCGAATCCACGGGCGACGGTGGGCCTTCGAAAATGCCGCCCACTCTCGCTGGCGGGAAGGGGAACGCAGTCTCCGACCCCGCGATGGACAGTGCCGAGAACGGCGACGACATCAGCGTTGGCTGCGAGCCACCAAACGCTGGGAACCCGGCTTGCACGACACCGCTTTTGACGCTCGGCGATGTGACCAGAGAAGCAAAGTCGTGCGAGAACGCAAAGGCCGTGTTACACGTCGACGACGCGGGCGTCAGCGGGTAATTTCCAAAGGCGTCATCGTACATGGGACTCGATGGTGGGGAGAGTTCGCCGGCCGATCCCAGGCTGCCGAAACTTCCGATGGATAGGGCCTTGGGCCTCGTCTGCTGGTGGTGCGTAATGTCGTTCGGCTGGCCCGGGTTCAGGTTGTTGATGAGGCTCTTGCGCGATTCCTCGGAGTTGTGAATAAAGTGACAGCGGGGTCCGTAGGGGCAGAATCCCGTCGTGTGAAACGTGCGACACAACTCCGTCTTGTACTTTGGGTGGCGCGCCAGCGTGCGCAACTCGTGACCACCGTGCGCGAACTGGCACTTGTCGCCGTACTTGCAAGTGCCGCTCTCTTCGAAGGGCCTGCAGAGCTCCGTCTTGTAGCGACTCGAATTTTGAGGTGCCTGCTGAACTGCGGCGGCCTGGCCCGCGGGCCGCCTGTCGACGGGCTCACTGTAGCTGCGGTCAAGCTTACGGTGTTCACGTTGCTGCAGAGTGTTGCTGGACGCGCTGGTCGTCGTCGCACTGAACACTGCACTGCCGTTGACAGTCATCCTGAGTGGAGTCTTCGGCGGAGACTGTGGCCGCAGCACGCTCGTTGGTGTCACACTAGATGACGATCGGCGAAGTCCGACGATACTGTGTGGaaccggcggcggcggcttgCGATGATCCAGCGGACTTGCGAAGCCCGACCGACTGCCGGCGTAGCTGCTGCCGTTATTCTGCGAGAGAGATGGAGACAGTTGAAGAAACCTCGGCCGTTGGCCTACATATCCCCCACTCGGTAAAACATTGCAGAcaagcaaccccccccccctttctcgcGTAATCCTGACCCAGATATTTTTTTGGCGCTGCCGCTACGAGAGACCTAAAATTGGAAGCAGGAGAAACGTTTTCGCTCCCAACGGGGAAGGAAAAAATCGGCGATAGAGGAAAAGAAGCGCAACGCTCCTCCCTACCTTGCAATACATCGCACTACTCGAGTAGTCGTTGAAGAAAGGCGACACGATGGCAGTGCTCATTTTGGCTCCTTTCCTCAGAGTGTGGCTGTTGTGTAAGTGCCCGGTTGGGACCCAGGGTAGAAGCACAAGTGCCGTTTTATCCACACGTCCGACTGCGTGCGTCGCGCCTCTTCTGCTGCCTTCTGTTATGTTCGCGAGTCGGAGACCCGCTCACACGTCCCAACTTTTTCAAGGCGCCCCCCGGCTCCCAATGAAAGCTGACGTCACAAAACGTCACGCGGAGAGGAGGATCATGCCGGCGGCGCAGCCAATCAGGGATCTGCGCGCGCACTCGTACTCTCCCACCCAGGGGGCTAAATCTCTCTTCACGAGTTTCGCTccgaggaagaaaaaaagaaaaaggaaagaaagaaagcaagagAGAAATTGGCCAAAGGAGACAGATAGCAGTCAGCTAGGCTGGACGATAGTGGGCAGAAAAACAAATTAGCAAAGGCAGCACACAGCAAGTAAACGTTAAATTTCGTTTGAGCAGAGAAAATATTCTACGTCTACCGAAGATTCACCGCCCAGTCGAGCTGGGCAGGTCGTGTTCCCCTGTCGCAAACTAAACCGTCTGGATCTACTGTTTACGTAGCGTGGACTGAGTTGCGAGCGATACGTAGCATGATCATCAAGAAACTGCAtactgaaacacacacacacgtatatATGATGAACTGTTCCTGCCAATCACGCGGCTGTCAATACTGCATCGCGCGAGACTTCATGGGATGAGAACACAGTGTTGAACCAGCCGTGGCCATTTTTCAAACCACTGGTACTCCAACGAGGCATTCTGATCGTAAACATCACAGCACGTAACGAATCAACAGCTTTAAGGCGCTGTGGGGGCCTATTAAGAATGAAGCGATGACGCCAGACCATGTTGGCAGTATATCCTTGTGCTGTTTACTGTCATGCAAAACACAGCAGCGGGGTCTGCACTCCAGTCAAAACACTGAACCCTCGGGACTTCTAAGAATAGACTGAGGGGCGTCCAGCCTTCCACCTCTGTCTAAAATAGCCACTCTCCGGAGTACACGATACCCTTCGCAAAAGGGATCGATCAGTAATGAGATGTCACATCCATCCCAAGTGCTGAAAACTATGCGTCGAGGGATCCTCAAAACATGGGAAGACGCGGAGAGAGTTCAGCTCTCCTACGAGATTAACGTATGGCGAATGGAATCGACTCACCGCCTAACGCCCTGCGTCAATATCTCGTTAGCACACACGGAAGGATGTATTCAAGAAGACGTTCGTCATCACGCCAAAGGTATATTGTGCCGACCAACGCATACGCTATAGCGGCTACACGCACGAACCGGCCACTCACCTGCTCTTATTGCACACGTGTTCCCGTCCAGTCCTACTGACTGACTGAGGAGAAAAGGGGCAAGCGAAAGCACCGGCTACGTCACGCGCAACGAAAACTAGACACTCAGGTCAACGACTCCCGCCGAGAGTCATCCCCGTTAACCCCCATTCAGCCCAGTGACTGTGTTTCGGCTTGACCGTGCAGCCGCCGATTAGCCGCACACAAAAGTCACTCTCCCGACCAATATGCAAAATAGTATAGGTGCGTGCTATTCGCGTTGGTTACGGTAGGCACGCACACGTTGTTTCATATTTTAACCGTCACGCGCTGGATGAGCAAAGCTGTGCTTGGCGCCTGTGTATGAAGGTACCTGTGCTTCGCGAGACCCGTAAACTGTAATTTGGAACTATGACGCAGATGGTGCGGCGATATTGTATTACGGAACGTAGGCAGGCTGCGCTGTAAGCAGAGTGTGATTTCTGAAACCGTTCAGTTCGATGTCCTCATGCTGAGTTTGCACTCGGCGACAGTACGGTGGCAGCACAGGCGCGGGCGTAAAACGTTTGCGCGGTTTAAAATTGTTTCGTATTATTGAGAATGTGGCTtcctgatatttttttttttcgttattgAGGCTAGCAGACAAGCATCAACTGTTGAAGTACCGCTCGAGTTCTCAGTTGCAAATACAATGAAGATTGCAGACTTGCCACGAACGCGGAAGAAAACCGACACGATGCCTCATCGTTTCTTGTCACATCAAAATGCGCACATAAATAGAAGTATTTACGTCATACACCGAAAAAGACAAGTAAACATACATAACAGAATTTCGCCAACAGCACAGACACACAACTCCCCGATGTAGGACAAATATACTCCAATACTTTGGACCCTGGCGAGCAGGGACATTCCCGAGCTCACGACAACAAGAAAAGAGGCCCAGTCAAAAGAAGCCTTTAATATAAAGATCCACCGCTCTTTATAACTGGCACACTgcggagatttttttttttttataaggaGAACGTACATATGCCTGGCAGCCATACACACATGACACCCTGATAAGTTGGGGGGAAACTCTCCGCTTTCAAAGACGCACAACCAAAAATGCAAAACTCAAGAGACGCTCTTTCTCCTTTTTACTTCCCTCGGCGAAAGAGAAATTGCCTCCAGAGACTAGGGGTGGGGGGAGGAACTCTAGCTGCTCGTGCATGCTTCTCGGACCGTGGGAAACTCGCGCAGGGCAGATGTTCTGGTCTCGGAATTTGAACACCCTCCAAAAGGCCATGTCccgattttttcttttctttttctttcactcgCGTTCTTTTGGGAAGGAGAGCTACTGTATGCCGCGACCTAGCGCTAGCGCTTCAAGcaacagctgagaagagggagTTCGCATCGGGGCTTGTTATGCAACAGTGCTATGTTGTAGCGTGCCAGGTTTTGGCGGCTGGTGAAAAGGTGGCTGTGCAGCTGTGCTTCAAGGGGCTCATAGAGCGCACTATAGCTCCTGCACAGCCAGCTTGACTACACACGTACAAGGTGTAAGTTATGCCACCCTACTAAAGTGAACAAGCTTGTCGACTCTAACGTTGTTtcgcgaaaaagaaaatatcTGATAAGGGCGTACCGTTGTGGCTAGCACCCCTAGCGGACAGGAAATGCCTTCGCTTCAGGAAGAACAGGAGGAATACTTAATACCTTCAAAGGCACAAATTGCAAAAAGCAACTCGCCATCTTTACGCAATGACGAATTATGTGGTTTATTAGGGCGGTGATATAGCATCTGTAGCGAACGCTACGAAAGGCGACTTGATCGTGCAGCACACTATCATCACTATGTGTACAGTACCCTGTCTCTCCAAGATCCAGTCGGGTTTTACTTTCAAGAACCATGCAAGCTGAACAGCCGCGTGACCGATATTTTCTCATATTACTCTTTCCGTCACTTTCTTTTCCCCTATTCCTGTAACGTTTTTCGCGTGGCATCATGAGGATCTAAAACTACGGATCCGCAACGGCATATAGCTAGGACACCTGTTGACGGATTGGTTAAAAGAGTTCGATGCAGAATACAACGCGTTTATGCGAACTACAATGCTCGTGGAAAATAAAAGCAACCAAAACATGTGCTCGCTTCGAAACTCTCTTGTTAGCAAACATGCGATTGATCATAACGTACATTTGGATCGGTATGTACCTTTGCGTTTAATCAAAAAAGATTTGTGCTGAAATCTTACCATTTCCTGCCCAGTTGTCCTTTCCGAGGCAGATTTAAAGGAAACGAACCTCCCAAAACAACACTAAGCCGCCATTACGAGTTCAGAGGCGCCACCTGAACGCCGTGTAAGAAAGCGTGACCTGCGTGGCCAGACGAACTTGGTTTTTCTGCTTTTC
It encodes the following:
- the LOC135401297 gene encoding mRNA decay activator protein ZFP36L1-like isoform X2, which encodes MNNGSSYAGSRSGFASPLDHRKPPPPVPHSIVGLRRSSSSVTPTSVLRPQSPPKTPLRMTVNGSAVFSATTTSASSNTLQQREHRKLDRSYSEPVDRRPAGQAAAVQQAPQNSSRYKTELCRPFEESGTCKYGDKCQFAHGGHELRTLARHPKYKTELCRTFHTTGFCPYGPRCHFIHNSEESRKSLINNLNPGQPNDITHHQQTRPKALSIGSFGSLGSAGELSPPSSPMYDDAFGNYPLTPASSTCNTAFAFSHDFASLVTSPSVKSGVVQAGFPAFGGSQPTLMSSPFSALSIAGSETAFPFPPARVGGIFEGPPSPVDSLGSELDTISVNGSPGQASCNSPIGRLPIFNQLANPRDGE
- the LOC135401297 gene encoding mRNA decay activator protein ZFP36L1-like isoform X1 — its product is MSTAIVSPFFNDYSSSAMYCKNNGSSYAGSRSGFASPLDHRKPPPPVPHSIVGLRRSSSSVTPTSVLRPQSPPKTPLRMTVNGSAVFSATTTSASSNTLQQREHRKLDRSYSEPVDRRPAGQAAAVQQAPQNSSRYKTELCRPFEESGTCKYGDKCQFAHGGHELRTLARHPKYKTELCRTFHTTGFCPYGPRCHFIHNSEESRKSLINNLNPGQPNDITHHQQTRPKALSIGSFGSLGSAGELSPPSSPMYDDAFGNYPLTPASSTCNTAFAFSHDFASLVTSPSVKSGVVQAGFPAFGGSQPTLMSSPFSALSIAGSETAFPFPPARVGGIFEGPPSPVDSLGSELDTISVNGSPGQASCNSPIGRLPIFNQLANPRDGE